A window of Ranitomeya variabilis isolate aRanVar5 chromosome 2, aRanVar5.hap1, whole genome shotgun sequence contains these coding sequences:
- the LOC143807607 gene encoding uncharacterized protein LOC143807607 produces the protein MTEIPATATTPVYEHASQPATSSLPNEPRPDPSTQNDDLPLSETSSLASPPPPPTPPPPPASTQRKRKRGSSKEDEETAALARAISLIDRQPEEDQFSAYGTTLASRMRTMSPEVQDSCMTYLSMAVTCFKKYPHINPTFEEMVCSLNHIWHPPTPTPLAPAAAFNKPLPSAPSAAAGAPTSRVVAQSEEHHPDWSYYSYSQSLYEDQ, from the coding sequence atgaccgaaatcccggccacagcaacaactccagtgtatgaacatgcttcacagcctgctaccagctctcttccaaatgagccaaggcctgacccttctacccaaaatgatgatctgcccctctccgagactagttcattggcatcgccaccaccgccaccaacaccacctccacctccagcctcaacacagaggaagaggaaaagaggctcttcaaaggaggatgaggagacggctgccttggcaagggcaatttctctaattgatcgccaacctgaagaggatcaattctcagcatatggaaccactctagcttccagaatgcgtactatgtcccccgaggtccaggactcctgcatgacgtatctttcaatggcggtgacatgttttaagaagtatccgcatataaatccaacctttgaagaaatggtttgttcactaaaccacatctggcatccaccgacgccgactcctcttgcacctgcagcagcattcaataaacctctgccatctgctccaagtgctgctgcaggtgcaccaacatccagagtagtagcccagtctgaagaacaccatccagactggagctactactcatattcacaaagcctatatgaggaccagtag